One segment of Phragmites australis chromosome 13, lpPhrAust1.1, whole genome shotgun sequence DNA contains the following:
- the LOC133887952 gene encoding probable aldo-keto reductase 2, with product MAAAPVSVPRMKLGSQGLEVSAQGLGCMGMSAFYGPPKPESDMIALIRHAVAAGVTFLDTSDIYGPHTNEILLGKALQGGVREKVDLATKFGISFADGKQEIRGDPAYVRAACEGSLKRLGVDCVDLYYQHRIDKRVPIEVTISELKKLVEEGKIKYIGLSEASASTIRRAHAVHPITAVQLEWSLWSRDVEEDIIPTCRELGIGIVAYSPLGRGFFSSGPKLVDSLSEQDFRKNIPRFQPENLNKNAQIFERVNAMATRKGCTPSQLALAWVHHQGNDVCPIPGTTKIENFNQNVGALSVKLTPDEMTELESYAAAGDVQGDRYPQMFSTWKDSETPPLSSWKSELLDSRRR from the exons ATGGCTGCCGCTCCTGTGTCGGTCCCCCGCATGAAGCTGGGCTCGCAGGGGCTGGAGGTCTCCGCGCAGGGCCTCGGCTGCATGGGCATGTCCGCCTTCTACGGCCCGCCCAAGCCCGAGTCGGACATGATCGCGCTCATCCgccacgccgtcgccgccggcgtcACCTTCCTCGACACCTCCGACATATACGGCCCGCACACCAACGAGATCCTCCTCGGCAAG GCGCTGCAAGGCGGGGTGAGGGAGAAGGTGGATCTGGCCACAAAGTTCGGCATCTCGTTTGCTGACGGCAAACAGGAAATCCGCGGCGACCCGGCGTACGTGCGGGCCGCGTGCGAGGGCAGCCTCAAGCGGCTCGGCGTTGACTGCGTCGACCTATACTACCAGCACCGCATCGACAAGAGGGTGCCCATTGAGGTTACG ATTAGTGAACTCAAGAAGCTGGTTGAAGAAGGAAAGATAAAGTACATCGGATTATCTGAAGCATCTGCATCAACAATCAGAAGAGCTCATGCAGTCCATCCTATAACTGCAGTTCAGCTCGAGTGGTCATTATGGTCCAGAGATGTGGAAGAAGATATAATTCCTACTTGCAG AGAACTTGGAATTGGAATTGTGGCTTACAGTCCACTAGGAAGAGGGTTCTTCTCCAGTGGGCCAAAACTTGTTGATTCACTATCAGAGCAGGACTTCCGCAAG AATATCCCTAGATTTCAACCAGAGAATCTTAACAAGAATGCCCAGATATTTGAGCGTGTTAACGCAATGGCAACAAGAAAAGGATGCACACCATCACAACTTGCATTGGCTTGGGTTCACCATCAGGGAAACGACGTTTGCCCCATACCTGGCACAACAAAAATTGAGAATTTCAACCAGAATGTGGGAGCACTGTCTGTGAAGCTCACACCAGATGAGATGACCGAACTAGAGTCGTACGCTGCTGCAGGTGACGTCCAGGGAGACAGATATCCTCAAATGTTCAGCACCTGGAAGGATTCTGAGACCCCTCCAttgtcgtcttggaaatccgaATTGTTGGACAGCAGAAGACGCTGA